The nucleotide window CTCATCACGAAAAAGTCTTTATTTTCCCAGTTACATCTTGTAACTTACAATTAATCTCCTTTAATGCTAGTTATTTGTTCTTTGAAGGAGACATTAAAACCCAGGTTTCGACTCACTACGTCTGCTGGGAGTTAAAGAGCCCATGGCACTGTCAGATAATGCCATGTATcctctcaaataaaaaaaaatctcccgtGCTGTGGACAAAATATTGCTTAGCATGTAATAGCTGCTGCATTTGCCTGCACAGACACCATGCTATTGGCATTCAACTCATTACTGGGTAAGATGCTTTGAGATGCTCAGAGTCTGAAAGAGTTTCCTTAAATCCAAACTCCAGTCTCATAAAAAAATCTATTGCCATTGTATATTTAATTCCTGTTCGTCTTCCATTAAAcagatttctatttttatttcaaataaccCCCTCTCTgcaaaaagaaactaaaaaagaCTTGCAGCTCACGTTCAGACTTTATttccaaaaattaaataaatgggaTTAAATAAACCCAGCAAACAAAGGGGTAAACATTCTCCAGGTTAAAAGACAGCAAAGTCACTGGGAGATGAGAGTCAAATGCTGATGCTAAAACCTCTTCACAGTGAAGAATATTGGCGAAACTGCACCatgagcttggagaagctgcaccATAAACCAGTTATCTCAGCATTGCTAGGTCATCTCAAGGACCAATTTCTTTTGGACCTCTGGGATCTGCTGCCTCTCTAACCCAGTCCCCATTTTTGTATCTCCTTCCTCATTACCCCTGGGCTCTGCACTCCCTGGGTCAGGTGATTCAGGAAGAAAGCAAGTCACTGGTGTAACAAGGTCTTACtaaggacaaattcagactgtatGTAAATAGGCACAGTTCCCCCTTGGCGAAACTCAGCAGTGGTAATGTAAGAGGCACAACAGCTGAAGGTGGCACGGGGTGTAAGCATGCGCCAATCTGATTTCGGTGATTGTAGAACACAAGCCTGGCTTATGCAGTGAGGGGAGAAAGAGGGCATGTAACAAAAAGGAGGCGTGGAGGAGATAAAacttgtggggggagagaggaaggctGCTTGATATCACCCCCACCTGCTGGctcctttttctctttcctgcTTCCCACACCATTCCTATCACTTGACACAAAACATTACATGCATTTGCGCCCCCACCGAATACCAGAGAGATTGGTGCTAGTTACCCTCCCTGACTGTTCATGCCCACTTACTctggggtcagattctgatctcagctatgCCAACACCACTCCACTGGCTTTGGTGGGCTGGCAATGCAATGGTGGCCACTTAGATGAGAATCTGGCTCGTGACATGTGACATACATTCCCACATTCATCATCACCGAGTTTGGCTCTGTAGGTCAGCCGCACAGGTAGTACCCCATTCTCAGCGACAGCTGTTTATTGACATTGACTCACCTGTAATATACTGTACACAATGTTTCGGAGGCTCGCACCTGGCCGGTCATCTGCTTTGAAATGCTGATCACAAGCTGACTATGTATGGACGTTACTCAAGAGATGGTGCAAACCTCTCttgtaaacaaaaaaatgtttattttcctcACAAGAAGCACATGTAATGTACAGTACACTTTTAccaacaaaagtaaaaaaaaagtgcattatGCATCCCCTACTGCAAATGTACAGTACAAAAGATACtgcatatttaaatataaaaaccaGAATTAAGAAATACaatgaaataaaaagaacacTGTTATCATAAGAGTACAGCAATGCACTGAAACAGCTACTGGTTATTCATGTCCGCAGGTTATCTAACAAGGGTGGTAACTATCCACGAGCCTTGGGTCAACTCTGAGGCGAGGAGAGCAGCCCAATGTCTGCGACATGAAAAGGAATATTATTTAGTTAAAGAACACATTGAGAAATGGTGACCGAAACGGTGCTATTTCTAAAACATGGAACAAAAAAAGCATACGCTGGAAATAAGGTGCCAGTTTGTGCATTTCAGATTTGATGTTGGAGTGTTCCTTGGCTTAGATCATGCCTGTAACTCTTCCAAGCGTAACGATGGCCTTCCATCTTTGGAATGTCTTGTCAAGCCCTCCCTTGCCTGCACTGTCTGCAGCAATGCAGAGATAAATCATAAGCGGTGGGGTCAGGACAACAGAAGCTGGAATCTATGTGGGATCCATTTACAAAGCCCATCGTTTTACCCATACACGCAGCAAAGGAAAACTGGTTAGCAGTTCTGAGATCAGGGACCATGAGGGTTATACAGGACTCATACATGCAAATAGTAATGGTCTTACTTACACTGAAACATCAAAGCACCAAGACAAAACAGCAAAACAGCAGCGTTTACCAGCTCAGCATAAATACACAGTATTTGTAAACTATTATTAAGGCACTCAATTGTAAAAGAACAATTACAATACAtaggagagaaagaaaacaacTACCTTTTCATGCATCGAAACTAACAACCCTGCAAGCACTGCATCTTTTGGCTACAAAAACTTTGAATTGGCATGCTAGAGCCTCTACGGATacattgacttaaaaaaaattaaaaataaactacaTGTATCGACAGTATTGTGTTGCACTAAGCAGCAATGGATCTTCAAGTTTGATAAGCTACATTGTGTGTGTGGTGACACAGTTATGTTCCACAGAATAACGGAGTCTgtgtgattttttcccctaatCACGATATGGGCATTGTAGTCAACTGAAAACTAAACTACCAAAGCAGTAGTTTGTATGTAGCAGAGTTTGGCAGGTCATAGAAGAAGAAAACAGGAAGGAAATAGATTTGTTCACTTGTATTGTTAAAACAACTTGGAAATTTTCGGAAGTTCTTCAAGTCTAAGCACCTGTTAAGCTTCTATCTTAGTACAAGGTACAATGGGTTGGCCAACAAATGTCAAATTGGGCGTACATGGCAATGACTTTGTGAACAGAGGCAATGTGTATTAATATACTGCAGTGTCTTACTGCCTGGGGTTGGTTCCCTACTGGCAGTTAGTGCTATGAGGAGTGCACGTCCCCACACCaagcaaatagatggaatcacaGCTCATTGGCAGTGGGGATGGGAACAACAGGTGGTAAGGCATCTTCAAAAGGCAGCAGCCCACTCACAGGTGCAAAACCACCTGCAGAAACAAAATTAAATGGCCACATCTGTGGGTTTCACTCCTTCCATTCTTGGAAACAGGCAATTacatgggattttcagaagcactcatcATTGGCCTGCCTCtacgcccattgaaatcaacagttaagactcccattgacttcagtgggagcagttaGACCAGAGATCAGCACTTTTAACAATCTTCATCTAACCTAGCCCATGTGTTGTATGCACACATGTGTGATCTGCACACACAACTGGGAGAATTACAAATATTACCATTCTCTCTTCTTTTTGCATGCAAAATTTGGACCTAAGTGACCATCTCTCCACAGAAGCACAAGATCTTACTTAATAACACTATACAGTCCCCTAGCCATGAGGGGTTAACTATCTGCTTTATCCTACAGTAACACTATTAGGGATCCTTTAGGGTTGTCTGGATAAAGAGGGCTAGCAAAAATCCATGGgaaaatagaaattaaataaaataactagGTCAAATTCTGCCTTGCAGCTCCAGCTTCAATCGAATAGTACGGATGTAAATAAGGGCAGCCTTTGTCCAACGGTGTCAGATGGGAAAGGGCCTCTCCCTGTCAGTGTGAACAGCTGCACAGATTTGCAGACAGGGAGAATCTGAACAACTGTGCAACTGGCTATGACCACTGTGACTTTATACTAGCTGTTGTGATGCACTCAAGCCTTAAGCACAATGTTGTGGTTTGGATGGAGCTGGTGAACAGATTAACAGCTTTCAAAAATATCTTCGCTGATAATTTCAGCATGGGCTAATAGGCTCTGAAGAAACCCTATCCGGCCATGCAGGAATCAAACACGCAGTGCAATGGCTTTACCCATGCTCActaccacccctcctccccaatccATCTTTTACAAATAAAACCTAAGTAAGAACAACTAAAAGACAAGTAATAAAACTATTTGGAATACACTACAGTAGATATGGACCTGGAAACGCACCCATGATGCTTTGACATTAGGCACATCATAACAACATTAATATTTTAGATATACCACCACACCCCAGATACAGCTAAACTGAAATGTCAcaactggggagggaaggggggcatgTGTCAGTGAATTCACAGTGTATTGAAGTGATCTAGTCAGTATTGATTTCCAAGACGCACCAAAGGGTGGGTTCAGTGAAAAGAACCACACCAAGAACCAACGACAATCACAGCATCAAAAGAAGTGTCCATGCTAAATCCACTTCTGAAGGTTTATAGCCAGACAATAACACAAACATTGCAGCTAAGGGAAGGTCCAACTCTAGCAATGACATCGGTTTCCCGACACTAGAAAACGTGGATTACAAAATGTTTCACGTCCTCCGAGATATTGCCATTGTCTGCCTTGCTTGAGAAGCTTTTGCTTCTTTCACACATGAAATGGCAAATTTGCCATATGCTCAAGATGTATATACATTTTTGACCCCTCTATCTAAGGAAGAATATTTATCTACTGCTTCCCAGCCCATATTTCTCCTGCTTTTAGTACAAAATTGGGggagttactttaaaaaaaaaaaaggaatcccGGGTATTCTAAACGGTGGAAACCAAGGGACATTCCCAAATGGGTAGGCAAACATTTTAAATGGCAGGTTGTAGGATTTGCTGTTCAAAGTTGCACTCTTCACTTTCCATCCCCATCTGAAAGGCTTTATCCAACAACGGCTCTGCAAACGTAGATGTTTAAAAAACAGGTCAGACTCACATGGACCTGGTTGTTAAAACCACGGAGCGCAACAAATCCATCATTTGTCGTCACTAAGCTTTAAATTTCACTGTGACACCAAAGTTAGTCTAACACATGGAAttcaggcatttttgaaaatttaggagcctaagttccattttcaaaagtacttaagtCACTTAAGTCTAAATCCAACTGATACGCAATGGAACTCAGACTCCTCAGTgactgaggcacttttgaaaattatatcCTTCATTTGGCAAAAAGGTATCTCCCAGAGttttggaggtttttttaaaCGTGCTTCTTCTAGCAGGCTGGCAATGCATTCTACCACAATATGTTACACACCCCAGAGGCGAAGGGCCTCCTTTGACGCATGTTGCACCTGGCAGGGGCGGGAGGGCAATGGTACTACAATATTTATCTGAAATTGTTCTGTACTAAACGTTCACTGGGTGTGAAGACAGTGACCCACAAATGAATATGGGGCTGGTTACCCATGATGCTGTGAATGCCATGTCACTGCCCCTTTGTTGAGGGACAGCATTTTAGGGCTAAACTGGGTTATCTGTGTGTCCAACCGGCCTGTCTCGGGAAGTGGCTCAAGCAGATTTCTTATCATCTCATTCACTCATTTTGATCAACCCCATTTTTACTTGAATTCTGTTTTATCATCAAGGGCtgaatcctgaggtctgtgcccAAGATTTTCCGCAACAGACTCCCACTTGCCTGAATGAGAACTAGTGGAAATGGAGTGTTTCTGAACTGGCCATAAACCTCCGACAGAAACTAGTACAAAACAGCTGATGAAAAAAAGAACGGACTACAGCCAAGGGCTCTGCTCTAGGAGGTAATCCTGCACAACTGaagccactgacttcagaggctATAGGACTGAGCCCTAAATGCCTTACTGTATCAGAAATCTAGCTAGCAGTACCATGTAGAAGACTTAATGGTTGTTTAACACTGTGAAAACTAATCTAGCTCTCCACTTTTCCTTCCTTTCTGAGATAGTGCAATATTCCATTTAGGCTAGGCTAGTAAAACTACTGCTTCCTCCTTGCACTGGCCTCAAACTCTGCCCTTGGATGGGTGTGCAAGATCAGTGAAGCCCAGAGGAGCACCACATGTTCATCCGAGAGCAGAATGTGCACTTCTGTTGTCATCAGGAGAAGACCATCACTGAAATTAACCTGTGCATCCCAGACAATATGTACTATAAACAAACAAGAGCAGGAATACTCATCCTCCCCCACTGCTTCTGGATGATGAAATAATAAACCCTTTGGATGTTACTCAATGTGGGGACTTGTAAACAGCTTCAGAGCTCAGGGACAACCAGATACCTTCCTGAGATAACCTGCTGCTGCTTTGCATTTCTGCTGCAAACTCCAGGATGCGAGAAATGTTCTACCAAAAATAAACTAACTTATCATCTTCCCAGGTTTCAAATGTACAGAATGACAATAAAGCCAACCGTCTGCCCTCTGTAGCAGGAGACAGGTCAGTCATCTTCTCATCTGCAATGCATGCCATCAACAGTCTGATAAAGCAGGGCTTCCAAAACACAAGTGCTACACCACTGACTCCAGCATCACACACATTTCACAATGGTTCATGGTCACCTACTGGCCAGGCTTGTCATTATTACTGGGATAACTATAAAACCACAACAAGAGCAACAATACCTGAAGAACAAGACATTTCTCCACTTTTACAGAAGCCTTCAAAACACACAGCCTAGACGTCATTTTGTTATTAACACAAGACACTATGACAGCTAACCCTGATTATACAGGAAAGAGGAACTATCAGGTCAGCAGATCACGTAGTCAATAAAAAAACAGCTCTACACTTTTTCACTTGACTTCATAGTTAGAGTTACTCAGTACAGTAAAGCCTACACCTCAACACTCTTTCGGGTCTTTACAGTTGATGTTGTAGGAATGCTTTCCAAAAACTTTAAATATCCTGGAATAAGCCTTACAAAAAATCAACACCGAAATCATCAAGAACAGAGGTAGAGTTTATGTTGCCATCTACAGGTTTTTCCACAAGTGGATGTTTCAACTAGAGACTTGTGCTATGTTCGTTTTgcgaaataaaaaaattaaaaaatgccaTGACTTTTGTTGAGACTTTTGAAACAatattttcagcatttttttaCATTATATGTATTTTAACATTACTATACTTGGCAAACAGTACTGGGAATATTGTCCTATAGGAACAGTAGGCAGTTCACACACTATGTACTCTTCCAAGCCATGCAATGTTTTTTTTCATTGTGCCATTCACCCATGTCAGTTATGTCCCTCTTTCTCCCCACTTACTGCACAAGGAAGGGGGTAAAGACGTTGTATCAGATGAACTATTGGGTTCAGGCAAtaaatgctgatttaaaaaaaaacaaaaacatacacCAGAACGTGTCAGCTTTTGCCCTTCCAAAGTGTGCTCTTCAAGTTTCCTGTGGCTGAATTTGCTAGCAGTTTGGAGCTTACGTCCACGCTCCTCAGAGGGGATTGTGACTCGCAAAGCATGGAAGACTCACTCGATTTGGCCTCTTTTGAGTTCATTAGCGTTGACACATCCATGTCACTCGATAAGTCCTCGGAGGACAAGTTAAGACACCCTAGCTTGGCAAGAGAATTGGATCTCTTCAGAGGGGAAGAAACAGTCAAACCAGCAAGTCGTAGCCTGGTTTCGATTTCCTGAGTTCGTTGTTTCACTAGGCCAGGTTTCCCATGCACACTGTGTATGCTGTCGCTACTAGAACTGCGCGTCAAGTTGGAACTCCTGGAAGATGACGGTGTATAACATATGGTCTTCAGAAAGTCCTTTGTGTAACTGCTCATGTGTTCCAGCCTGCACAGGACAGGCGTGGAGGTTTTCTGAGACAGTCCCTGTAAGGGGTTTTTGGCCTCTAACTTCTCCACATCATTCTCTGTGTCTTCAGATATTAAAGGTGCTGGGCCCAGAAGAGATACTGGGTCTTGGTGCAAAGCCAAATCTTGGTTTTCCTCTGGTATACTAGCATCAATTCTGCTCACGGAGCTCTCTCTTACCAGTGACGAGGATTCTGACGGCACACTCTTCAGACGCTCCAGTTCTTTGGTATGCTTCCTAACTAAGCCAGCTTTTTGAAGCTGAATAAGAGATTCTTGATGCTGCATCAAATAACTGTTTGTGGTTGGCTTTTCCAAATCTTTACCAAACAGCAAGTACTTCAGGTCCTTCGTGGGTTTGACGTCTTTTCTGGATGGAGGCTCTTCCTTCATCACTTCTGTATTCAGAGGGCTTTTCTCACAGTGGGAATTTCTCCTGACAAGCAGTGCTTTGACAGGTGTTTTTGGTGCATCTTTTGGCTTTTCAGAAATATTGCAATGCTGATCCGCCACAGATTTGCAGGTGCCACCTTCCAAAACACTAGTTCCCTGCAGCAATGGAGGCAAAACATCATTTTTAGCCCTGATTATTTCCTCAGCCTGCAACTTGCTAGGCATTTGGTCCGACAAGTTCGAAGTCACATGGGAGAGGAGCGAAGGCTGAGTACAGATTGTAGAACTGCAGCAAGCGGCAGCTGGATTCAGCGTCTCACACTGCTCCCTAGAGGCTTCAGCGGAGGCACTGGCTGAGGAATACATGCAGTCAGTGCATGACTGGTAGGAAGGCTTGACTTTACTGAGGATTCCAAATATGGCATCGCGCTATAAAAGGAAAGAATAGGCAATAAGAAGTCAGACAAACAATTCAATGTGGATGCAGAATAGCAGAGTCAGGCTAGTTTAAAACAAGACACAGAACAATAGGAAACATTTTATCTATAAGGACTCCAAGGCTTAAAGGAAGCCTCTCTCCATTACTGCTGAAGTctgggctctgcagtgggagTCAAGCCATGAGGATTCCCAGCTGACAGTGTCTGGAGTTGGAGGAAACCAACCATTTCAAGTGATGGTCATGGAAGGCGGCTCCCCTGAGAGGTTTATAGCATGTTCATGTAGCTGCATGCTCTCTTTGGTGGCTGGCTCCACAACTTCTGCAAGCAAAGCGATGGTCAGAAGCACTTCTACAAGGAAAAGGCTCAGCATGGAGACAGGCACTACTACAGGAGCCTTCACTTCCAAACCAAATTACATCATAATCTTAGGATGCGGAGAGTTGTCTCATGCACACGGTGTCGGGTGTTACTAATCATCTACGTTTAAGCCCATACGCACCTCGAACTCCTCTGGGCAGCTCCTCTTGCTGTTGTTGTTATTCAAGTTCTCTCTGTTCAGTAAGTTCTCCTCCTTGTGTACGGACAAGCGCCGCTTCCACCTCTCCACGGGATTTTCCTCCCTGATGCTTTCCTTTCCCGGATCCACCTGACTGTGCACACTCCTCCCCTTTGGCATGCTGGACTCCAACTTCTTCACTTCCTTCTCGCAGAAacttctcagctctgccagtggtTCTGCTTTCTCCTTGGCCTTCATTGTGTCTGCCGCAGCCTCAGGAGGGATTGGGGGAGGCTGATCCACCAGCAAATTGGCCTGCTCCGAAAGCACGTCTCGCTCTAGATCCTCCACCTGGAAAAATATTTCCCTGTCACCAGGCAGCTTGTTCTCCAGCAGCGAGTCGGACAGGCGCCGGAAGCAGTAGTGAAACCCCCCGGCCTCCATATTGGCTCTGTTGTCCAAGTACGTGGACTGTGAAGGCGCGTCCAGGTCAGATAGGCGGTTTTCTAGATCAATGTCTAAGCTATCGAGCAGGAAGTCACTGGGCCCCGTAGAATCATCTGCATTCTGGGATAGGTTGCTCTCTGCTTGCTGCTTCCACAGCTTGTTATGACGCTGTTTGCTGGGGAGAAAAATAAAAGGCACAACTTACTACAATAAAACACTCAGCAGCTGTCGAATGTAAATACATCACAGTGCCCCGCCCCATACAAGTCACGCCCCTCAGAAACCTTTGGAGGAAACATGCAATCCAAGCAGATCACCCACTACAGAGGACAGTGGCAAtgcagggcagaggagcaggatGTATGAAGCAATCAGGCTCTGGTCTAAACACAGTGAACAAATGGCTGGGTCATTACGTAAGATTCAAGGGAAGAAAAACAACAGCAACCAAAGTCCTCAAGAATCAGGTAACTGTGACTTAAAAGGCATTGACCACCTCTGTAGTTAGCTGTGATGGCTGCTGTGGAAATGAAGGCGATACGCACCTAATGAAGAAACAGAAACAAAGTCTCCCAGCTGAAAGCATCTGGATCAAGCGCACGCAAAACATGTATCAGAGTCACGCGAGTATAACTTTAAAAAGATGCTCAGCAATAACCAACGAAGGGCTGAAGCCGGCTGTCCTCACTCAGGCAGACTTCTCCAACTTCAGGACTTTGTCCTCTGCACGTCTATGCAGCGTCAGGAACTCAGCCGGCTCCAGGCATGGGAGTCCAGCCACGCAATGAGCCCGCTGGGCCCAATACCCCTTACTCAGGGATTGTGCTCCCTGAGTGGACAGAAGAGCCCACAGATCCCCATTTAAACCTTGTAGCAACAGCAGCACAGTGGCAGCTCGACGCGTTCTGGCCCAGTAGCTGTGTCAGGCCTGCTTCCTGTACCTGCTCTAGCTCCAACCCGTGCCTGAAACATTGACCAAAAACTGCTTTCTCTTCCCAGTTTTCACAGAATCGTGTTCCCCCTTTCCAAGCAACTCTCTGATcatttttaacttatttttccTTTGCCCAGCTTAGGCCCcacatgtgtgtacacacaaCTGCAAATTGCTAATTCTAGTCTGCAACAGGCTCTTTTTGTTTCCTTGCAAGTCACCTTCTCATTCCACCCATCACCTTACCTTGCATCTAAAATCCCTTCATATTCCAGCAGCTGTTTCATGAAGCCTGCATTTGGTCTTGCAATGCTGCGTTTTTGCTTCACGTAATTATAGGCTTTTTCCAAGGACCAGCCAAATTCCTTCATTGCATAAGCTATAACCGTAGAGGCAGACCGGCTAACACCCATTTTGCAGTGTACCAGACACTTAGAGTGATTTTTCCTAGAGCGGAAGgcaaaaaataagaaaaactgTATCTCAAATCCTTTTGTTTATTAAGTTTTACTATCACAGTTTTATATGGTGCATGGATGGTCATTTGTTCTCCAGACCGAGCCAACGTCACAGCTCAGAGGGAGTTAATTGGTTTGGGTTAAAGGGTCCAAGAAAATAAACTCTCTAGGAAAGTTAGGATTTGGAGAAGTGTGATACCCCCTAACCACTCTCCTCTCACGCCAACCGCACTGCTATTTCAGATACTACCCAAAGCTCTCTTTGTCTGCATGTCCCTGTCTTTGGAGATGTGGACCCAGCAGGCATGATGGGTTCCCTACCAGGCCCCCCTGCACTGTTCACTGCACATGAGGGCTTCTCTATCACCTGTACCCTGGAGGGTGGAGTGACTGGATGAAAATCACAGAGCAAGAAGTCTCACAAATAAAGAGGCTTCCTCGGAGAGGTTGGTGCAATCTGAAGAGCAAGTAACAGGGTTGGAGGCCCAGCAAGAAGGCCCTTATGCCAGGCCCCCATCTTCAAAGGTGGAGGCAAGGCAACTGAATGAAGGATCACACATGGGAATAGGCGTCTCCTGCGACGTATTTAGGAACCTCAACGCCCATTACGTCACCTGGCAGAATTGTGCCACAATCTGTCAGGGATAGGACCTCCACAACTTCAGATGCAGCCCCTTACTTTTTGAGCCCATTATTAATTCTAGCATTGTGGCTGATGGACAAAGTTAAATACAACCGCTAGTTACACCCCTGCAATCCTAATGATTTGGTCCTAATTTAGGGCGGGATTTGGCCGACTAACGAAAGAGGCTAAATTAACCAGGTGTCACTGTCCAGCTGCCCCATGCAGATCCAAATGAAGAAAAGCCCATCGGGTTCCAAGCCACATGCTGACACCCCAGCAGAATGTGAGTGGTTCATGTCACTAACTGTTGCCGGGAGCCACTGCTCTGCTTATTCCAAAATTcaaggatttcaaaatgttttacttCATCAGAAGGACCCTTCGGGGCTCTTGCCATCTTTTAGGGTGTTAGGTGCAAACACGAACAGAATGTAGCATCGCTACTGGAAACCAACAAACATTTCGTTTaacaaaaagggaaacaaaaaagcAAGTTGAACAAGGCG belongs to Chrysemys picta bellii isolate R12L10 chromosome 15, ASM1138683v2, whole genome shotgun sequence and includes:
- the SSH1 gene encoding protein phosphatase Slingshot homolog 1 isoform X3, encoding MVKGAALFLQQGNSPQGQRSLQHPHKNAGDLPQHLQVMINLLRCEDRIKLAVRLESMWTDRVRYMVVVYSSGRQDTEENILLGVDFSSKESKSCTIGMVLRLWSDTKIHLDGDGGFSVSTAGKMHIFKPVSVQAMWSALQILHKACEVARRYNYFPGGMALVWATYYESCISSDQSCINEWNTMQDLESTRPDSPALFVDKPTEGERTERFIKAKLRSIMMSKDLENVTSKEIRNELEKQMNCNLKEFKEFIDNEMLLILGQMDKPSLIFDHLYLGSEWNASNLEELQGSGVYYILNVTREIDNFFPGLFAYHNIRVYDEETTDLLAHWNEAYHFINKAKKNHSKCLVHCKMGVSRSASTVIAYAMKEFGWSLEKAYNYVKQKRSIARPNAGFMKQLLEYEGILDASKQRHNKLWKQQAESNLSQNADDSTGPSDFLLDSLDIDLENRLSDLDAPSQSTYLDNRANMEAGGFHYCFRRLSDSLLENKLPGDREIFFQVEDLERDVLSEQANLLVDQPPPIPPEAAADTMKAKEKAEPLAELRSFCEKEVKKLESSMPKGRSVHSQVDPGKESIREENPVERWKRRLSVHKEENLLNRENLNNNNSKRSCPEEFERDAIFGILSKVKPSYQSCTDCMYSSASASAEASREQCETLNPAAACCSSTICTQPSLLSHVTSNLSDQMPSKLQAEEIIRAKNDVLPPLLQGTSVLEGGTCKSVADQHCNISEKPKDAPKTPVKALLVRRNSHCEKSPLNTEVMKEEPPSRKDVKPTKDLKYLLFGKDLEKPTTNSYLMQHQESLIQLQKAGLVRKHTKELERLKSVPSESSSLVRESSVSRIDASIPEENQDLALHQDPVSLLGPAPLISEDTENDVEKLEAKNPLQGLSQKTSTPVLCRLEHMSSYTKDFLKTICYTPSSSRSSNLTRSSSSDSIHSVHGKPGLVKQRTQEIETRLRLAGLTVSSPLKRSNSLAKLGCLNLSSEDLSSDMDVSTLMNSKEAKSSESSMLCESQSPLRSVDVSSKLLANSATGNLKSTLWKGKS
- the SSH1 gene encoding protein phosphatase Slingshot homolog 1 isoform X2, whose product is MNLFGFTDFCLSLGPAQCFCCSKKSSPNYLSESFFMVKGAALFLQQGNSPQGQRSLQHPHKNAGDLPQHLQVMINLLRCEDRIKLAVRLESMWTDRVRYMVVVYSSGRQDTEENILLGVDFSSKESKSCTIGMVLRLWSDTKIHLDGDGGFSVSTAGKMHIFKPVSVQAMWSALQILHKACEVARRYNYFPGGMALVWATYYESCISSDQSCINEWNTMQDLESTRPDSPALFVDKPTEGERTERFIKAKLRSIMMSKDLENVTSKEIRNELEKQMNCNLKEFKEFIDNEMLLILGQMDKPSLIFDHLYLGSEWNASNLEELQGSGVYYILNVTREIDNFFPGLFAYHNIRVYDEETTDLLAHWNEAYHFINKAKKNHSKCLVHCKMGVSRSASTVIAYAMKEFGWSLEKAYNYVKQKRSIARPNAGFMKQLLEYEGILDASKQRHNKLWKQQAESNLSQNADDSTGPSDFLLDSLDIDLENRLSDLDAPSQSTYLDNRANMEAGGFHYCFRRLSDSLLENKLPGDREIFFQVEDLERDVLSEQANLLVDQPPPIPPEAAADTMKAKEKAEPLAELRSFCEKEVKKLESSMPKGRSVHSQVDPGKESIREENPVERWKRRLSVHKEENLLNRENLNNNNSKRSCPEEFERDAIFGILSKVKPSYQSCTDCMYSSASASAEASREQCETLNPAAACCSSTICTQPSLLSHVTSNLSDQMPSKLQAEEIIRAKNDVLPPLLQGTSVLEGGTCKSVADQHCNISEKPKDAPKTPVKALLVRRNSHCEKSPLNTEVMKEEPPSRKDVKPTKDLKYLLFGKDLEKPTTNSYLMQHQESLIQLQKAGLVRKHTKELERLKSVPSESSSLVRESSVSRIDASIPEENQDLALHQDPVSLLGPAPLISEDTENDVEKLEAKNPLQGLSQKTSTPVLCRLEHMSSYTKDFLKTICYTPSSSRSSNLTRSSSSDSIHSVHGKPGLVKQRTQEIETRLRLAGLTVSSPLKRSNSLAKLGCLNLSSEDLSSDMDVSTLMNSKEAKSSESSMLCESQSPLRSVDVSSKLLANSATGNLKSTLWKGKS
- the SSH1 gene encoding protein phosphatase Slingshot homolog 1 isoform X6, which produces MHIFKPVSVQAMWSALQILHKACEVARRYNYFPGGMALVWATYYESCISSDQSCINEWNTMQDLESTRPDSPALFVDKPTEGERTERFIKAKLRSIMMSKDLENVTSKEIRNELEKQMNCNLKEFKEFIDNEMLLILGQMDKPSLIFDHLYLGSEWNASNLEELQGSGVYYILNVTREIDNFFPGLFAYHNIRVYDEETTDLLAHWNEAYHFINKAKKNHSKCLVHCKMGVSRSASTVIAYAMKEFGWSLEKAYNYVKQKRSIARPNAGFMKQLLEYEGILDASKQRHNKLWKQQAESNLSQNADDSTGPSDFLLDSLDIDLENRLSDLDAPSQSTYLDNRANMEAGGFHYCFRRLSDSLLENKLPGDREIFFQVEDLERDVLSEQANLLVDQPPPIPPEAAADTMKAKEKAEPLAELRSFCEKEVKKLESSMPKGRSVHSQVDPGKESIREENPVERWKRRLSVHKEENLLNRENLNNNNSKRSCPEEFERDAIFGILSKVKPSYQSCTDCMYSSASASAEASREQCETLNPAAACCSSTICTQPSLLSHVTSNLSDQMPSKLQAEEIIRAKNDVLPPLLQGTSVLEGGTCKSVADQHCNISEKPKDAPKTPVKALLVRRNSHCEKSPLNTEVMKEEPPSRKDVKPTKDLKYLLFGKDLEKPTTNSYLMQHQESLIQLQKAGLVRKHTKELERLKSVPSESSSLVRESSVSRIDASIPEENQDLALHQDPVSLLGPAPLISEDTENDVEKLEAKNPLQGLSQKTSTPVLCRLEHMSSYTKDFLKTICYTPSSSRSSNLTRSSSSDSIHSVHGKPGLVKQRTQEIETRLRLAGLTVSSPLKRSNSLAKLGCLNLSSEDLSSDMDVSTLMNSKEAKSSESSMLCESQSPLRSVDVSSKLLANSATGNLKSTLWKGKS